GTCCTGAATATCAGGGCGTGCTCGCGGCCCTCGACAGCTCGAATCCCAAAGCCGCGCACGCGCTGGTTACGGATCTGCTGTCGATCGCCGGCATCAGCACGGTCGGCGGCCGCACCGTCGGCGAGATCGCCGAGCGTTTCCTGGAGCAGGCTGCGATCGGCGCCGCAACCACGCTACCAACCGAGACCAGAAAATTGATCGAGAAATTCCTATCGGTGACCGGCGATCCCGACGAAGCCGCGACCGAGCTTCGCGCGCTGGCATCAGGCGCGGGCGTCGGCCTTGAACCCGCGCTCGATCTGTTCGAGCGCCGCACCGGTTTCCTTGCGGCGCGCGGCATCGACGTCGGCAGCATCAAGTTCTCGACCGCGTTCGGCCGCGGCTTCGACTATTACACCGGCTTTGTGTTCGAGCTGCACGATCCGGCGGGACCCCCCAACGGCCCGCTGGTCGCGGGCGGCCGTTATGACGAACTGCTGACGCGGCTCGGCGCCAAGCAGCCGATCCCGGCCGTGGGCTTTGCGGTCTGGGTCGAACGCGTCGCTTCGAGCGGAGGCGCCGCATGAGCGCGCCATTGATTCTGGGCGTACCGGCCAAGGGCCGCTTGCAGGAGAACACCGAGAGGTTCTTCGCGCTGGCCGGCATGCAACTCGTCAAGCCGCGTGGCGCGCGCGATTATCGCGGCGAGGTTGCCGGCATGCCTGACATCGAGGTCGCCTACCTCTCGGCTTCGGAGATCGCCGACGCGCTGAAACAAGGCGGAATCCACCTCGGCGTCACCGGCGAGGACCTGCTGCGCGAGAATATCCCCGACATGGACAAGCGCGTGGTGATGATCGAGGCGCTCGGCTTCGGCTTCGCCAATGTGGTGGTCGCAGTGCCGCAGGCCTGGATCGACGTGCGCAGCATGGCTGATCTCGATGACGTCGCGACCGCGTTCCGGCTGCGCCACGACCGCAAGATGCGGGTCGCGACCAAGTACATCAATCTGACCCGTGATTTCTTCTCGCATCTCGGCATCGTCGACTACCGCATCGTCGAAAGCTCCGGTGCGACCGAAGGTGCGCCGGCGGCGGGCTCGGCCGAGCTCATCGTCGACATCACGACCACCGGCACCACGCTGGCCGCCAACAGCCTCAAGGTGATCGAGGACGGCACCATCCTGCGCTCGCAGGCCAATCTCGTCGCCTCGCGCGGCGCGTCCTGGGGCGAGACCGAGCGGGAGCAGGCGCGGCGCATGCTCGACCGCATCGCTGCGCAGGCGCGCGCACGCGCGTTCCGCGAGGTGCGCACGCGCTTCTCCGGCTGCGACGACGCGATGCTATCGCAGGCGCAGGAGCGTTTCGGCGTGGTAGCGCCGTTCGGCGGGCCGACCTCGTCCGGCATGCTGACGCTGCACTGTCCGCCCAAAGCGGTCTACGATCTCGCCTGCTTCCTGCGCGAGCGCGGCGCCCAGAGCATCACCGTCGCCGAGATCGAATACGTGTTCGCGCAAGACAATCCGCTCTACGCGAGGCTTGTCGACGGCCTGTCAGGCTAATTCTATCGTTCGTTTCGCGCCGCGCCCGGCCCCTTGCGAAACACGACAAAGTGCGAGAGCGAGAAATTGACCAGGAAGCTCGCGCCGATCGCGAGCACCTTGCCCATCCACACTTCCATGAAGAACGACGCGATATAGACCGTCGCGGTATTTGCGATGAGGCCTGCGAACTGCGAGGCCGCGAATCCCACGTAGGCCTTTAGACTCAGCGCGCGGCCGGATTCGCGGGCGAAGGTCGTCAGCGAATTCATCACATAGGAGCCCGTGACCGCGACGCTCCACGCCAGCACATTGGCGACGATGATCCGCAAGCCCAGGTAGTAGTAGGCAAACGAGAACACGCCGAAATCGACGGCCGAGTTCACCAGGCCGACGACGGCAAAGCTCGCCGCTTTGAGCGCGATCGCGCGCTCATGCCAGGCGTTGAGCAACCGTTGGCTCAGATCGGACAGCGGTGACATGGCCACCGCTTAGCCCGTTTCGGCGGTGCGGCATAGCCGGAACTGGATGAAATGCCCACCAACCCTGCGGCACCGGCGCGAAGGGCGCGGCGGCGACATCCGCCGAAGGTTGCGGTATAGGTCGCCCAGCATAGGTAAAAGCCAAGATGACCGCCGCTTCGCCGACCTCGATTGGACCTGCAACCAGCCCCGCGCAGCGGGCCGCTGCGGGTCTGTCGATCGTGGTGCCGGTCTACAACGAGGGCGCGGGGCTCGCGCGTTTTCACGACCACCTCGTTGCGATCGCCCGGCAGCTTCGCGCCCAGCGCGGCCTTGCGACCGAAGTGGTCTATGTCGATGACGGCAGCCGCGACGACAGCCTGGCGGTCGCAAGCGGTCTGCCGGCGGAGGCACTCGACGTCCAGGTGGTGTCGCTGTCGCGCAATTTCGGCAAGGAGGCGGCGCTGCTCGCCGGCCTCGATCACGCGCGCTTTGGCGCCGTGCTGTTCATGGACGGCGACGGCCAGCATCCGCCGGCGCTGGTGCCGAAGCTCGTCGGGCATTGGCTCGATGACGGTTACGACGTAGTCTATACGGCCAAGGCGCATCGTGCCAACGAGTCCTGGTCGAAACGCTTTGCGGTTCGCCAATTCTACAAGCTGATCAATTACAGCTCCCGCCATCCGATTCCGGAGGATGCGGGAGATTTCCGTCTGCTCTCGCCACGCGCCGCAGACGCGCTGCGCAAGCTCCCCGAGCGCAATCGCTTCTTCAAGGGATTGGCGAGCTGGATCGGCTTCCGCCAGCTCCGCATCGACTACGAGCCGGCGCCGCGCGCCCATGGCACGACGACCTGGAGCCTGTGGGGATTGATCGGACTTTCGGTCGAGGGCCTGACATCGTTCTCGGTCGCGCCGCTGCGTCTCGCCGCCCTGCTCGGTCTGATGCTTGCGCTGGCGGCGCTGCTGTTCGGCGCCTCGATCCTCTGGGAGACGTTCTTCAACGGCAAGTCCGTACCGGGCTATCCCTCGCTGGTGGTGGGCCTGATGGTGCTCGGCGGCGTGCAGCTCATCATGATCGGCATCATGGGCGAGTACATCGGCAAGATTCTCTCGGAGATCAAAGCGCGTCCGGTGTATTTTGTCGCCGAGCACAGCATCCGCAACGCGCAGGGCATGCAGACGCCGCAAACCGACGGCGAGGCGCCGCGCGCTGCCGCGGAATGATTTTGGCCAGCGGACCTTGGTCGGTGCGGTTTCGTGTGCTCTCTCAAAACGCTACGGTGGGCCATTGCGGCCCGGGGGTGAGGCGTTGGC
The Rhodoplanes sp. Z2-YC6860 genome window above contains:
- the hisG gene encoding ATP phosphoribosyltransferase, translating into MSAPLILGVPAKGRLQENTERFFALAGMQLVKPRGARDYRGEVAGMPDIEVAYLSASEIADALKQGGIHLGVTGEDLLRENIPDMDKRVVMIEALGFGFANVVVAVPQAWIDVRSMADLDDVATAFRLRHDRKMRVATKYINLTRDFFSHLGIVDYRIVESSGATEGAPAAGSAELIVDITTTGTTLAANSLKVIEDGTILRSQANLVASRGASWGETEREQARRMLDRIAAQARARAFREVRTRFSGCDDAMLSQAQERFGVVAPFGGPTSSGMLTLHCPPKAVYDLACFLRERGAQSITVAEIEYVFAQDNPLYARLVDGLSG
- a CDS encoding GtrA family protein, which gives rise to MSPLSDLSQRLLNAWHERAIALKAASFAVVGLVNSAVDFGVFSFAYYYLGLRIIVANVLAWSVAVTGSYVMNSLTTFARESGRALSLKAYVGFAASQFAGLIANTATVYIASFFMEVWMGKVLAIGASFLVNFSLSHFVVFRKGPGAARNER
- a CDS encoding glycosyltransferase family 2 protein — translated: MTAASPTSIGPATSPAQRAAAGLSIVVPVYNEGAGLARFHDHLVAIARQLRAQRGLATEVVYVDDGSRDDSLAVASGLPAEALDVQVVSLSRNFGKEAALLAGLDHARFGAVLFMDGDGQHPPALVPKLVGHWLDDGYDVVYTAKAHRANESWSKRFAVRQFYKLINYSSRHPIPEDAGDFRLLSPRAADALRKLPERNRFFKGLASWIGFRQLRIDYEPAPRAHGTTTWSLWGLIGLSVEGLTSFSVAPLRLAALLGLMLALAALLFGASILWETFFNGKSVPGYPSLVVGLMVLGGVQLIMIGIMGEYIGKILSEIKARPVYFVAEHSIRNAQGMQTPQTDGEAPRAAAE